A genomic window from Lycium barbarum isolate Lr01 chromosome 4, ASM1917538v2, whole genome shotgun sequence includes:
- the LOC132634916 gene encoding cytochrome P450 86A22 codes for MDLSTGMMIVAIVAAYLLWFKSITKSMKGPKGPKIWPILGSLPGLLENGNRMHEWIAENLRACTGTYQTCICAIPFLARKQGLVTVTCDPKNLEHILKVRFDNYPKGPTWQAVFHDLLGEGIFNSDGDTWLFQRKTAALEFTTRTLRQAMARWVNRAIKNRFCPILETAQLQGKPIELQDLLLRLTFDNICGLTFGKDPETLSPGLPNNIFATSFDRATEATLQRFIIPEFIWKLKKMLGLGMEVSLSRSLKQLDDYMTDVINTRKLELVNHQNGGPQHDDLLSRFMKKKESYSDKFLQHVALNFILAGRDTSSVALSWFFWLVSLNPRVEEKILVELCTVLAETRGSDTSKWLEEPLVFEEVDQLTYLKAALSETLRLYPSVPEDSKHVICDDYLPDGTFVPAGSNITYSIYSTGRMKFIWGEDCLEFKPERWMSQDGNKFQVQDAFRFVAFNAGPRICLGKDLAYLQMKSIAAAVLLRHRLEVAPGHKVEQKMSLTLFMKYGLVMNVTPRDLTPILAKIGKVGKIDQPCAGEHLINNGIHQPGSIAVNGIAA; via the coding sequence ATGGACTTATCAACAGGCATGATGATTGTTGCAATTGTAGCAGCCTACTTACTGTGGTTCAAATCCATTACAAAATCCATGAAAGGGCCCAAAGGCCCAAAAATATGGCCCATATTGGGAAGTTTACCGGGCCTGCTTGAGAATGGAAACCGTATGCATGAATGGATCGCAGAAAATCTTCGGGCCTGCACGGGTACATACCAAACTTGCATATGTGCAATTCCATTTTTAGCCCGGAAACAAGGTCTCGTGACAGTCACGTGCGATCCAAAGAATTTAGAGCATATTTTGAAGGTTAGATTCGACAATTACCCCAAGGGTCCTACTTGGCAAGCTGTGTTTCATGATTTGCTAGGTGAGGGTATCTTCAATTCAGATGGTGACACGTGGCTATTCCAGCGCAAGACTGCTGCGCTGGAATTTACCACAAGGACCCTGAGGCAAGCCATGGCTCGGTGGGTCAACCGAGCCATCAAGAACCGGTTCTGCCCGATTCTTGAAACGGCTCAGCTTCAGGGCAAGCCGATTGAACTTCAAGATCTTCTCCTCCGGCTCACTTTTGATAACATTTGTGGTTTGACTTTTGGGAAAGATCCGGAGACTCTCTCTCCAGGATTACCTAACAACATTTTTGCCACGTCATTTGATCGAGCCACTGAAGCCACGTTGCAACGGTTCATTATACCCGAATTCATTTGGAAGTTGAAGAAAATGCTTGGACTTGGAATGGAGGTGAGCTTGAGCCGTAGCTTGAAACAATTGGACGATTACATGACCGACGTTATCAATACACGTAAGCTAGAGCTGGTGAATCATCAGAACGGTGGGCCCCAACACGACGACTTGCTCTCAAGATTCATGAAGAAAAAGGAATCCTACTCAGACAAATTCCTCCAACACGTGGCGCTCAATTTCATCCTAGCTGGACGTGACACATCATCCGTCGCGCTGAGCTGGTTCTTCTGGCTTGTCAGCTTAAACCCGAGGGTGGAGGAGAAAATACTAGTCGAGCTCTGCACGGTCCTAGCGGAGACACGTGGCAGTGACACGTCAAAGTGGTTAGAAGAGCCCCTAGTGTTTGAAGAAGTTGACCAATTGACATACCTCAAGGCAGCATTATCTGAGACCCTAAGACTCTATCCATCAGTGCCAGAGGACTCAAAACATGTCATTTGTGATGATTATTTGCCTGATGGCACATTTGTGCCTGCAGGTTCGAATATCACATATTCCATATATTCCACCGGTCGAATGAAATTCATTTGGGGCGAGGATTGTTTAGAATTCAAGCCAGAAAGATGGATGTCACAAGACGGTAACAAGTTCCAAGTTCAAGATGCGTTCAGATTTGTTGCATTCAATGCAGGACCAAGAATTTGTCTAGGCAAAGACTTGGCATATTTGCAAATGAAATCAATAGCAGCAGCAGTATTGCTCCGCCACCGGCTCGAGGTGGCGCCGGGCCACAAGGTGGAGCAAAAAATGTCACTGACATTATTCATGAAGTATGGCCTAGTTATGAATGTGACCCCTAGGGACTTGACTCCAATTTTGGCCAAAATTGGGAAAGTTGGCAAAATTGATCAGCCATGTGCTGGAGAGCATCTGATCAATAATGGTATTCATCAACCAGGAAGCATTGCAGTAAATGGGATTGCAGCTTGA